TTCCGCCGCGTGGCGGTGTTCGACGTGGTGGTGAACAACGCCGATCGCAAGGCCGGCCACTGCCTGCTGGCCGGCGACGGCCGGATCTACCTGGTGGACCACGGCGTGTGCTTCAGCGAGGAGCCGAAGCTCCGCACGGTGATCTGGGAGTTCGCCGGCGAACCGATTCCCGACGCCCTGTGTGGTGATCTCCGCCGCCTGTCGGGGGACCTGCGGTCGGGAACACTGCGGGAACGGCTGTCCGGGCTGCTCGACGACCAGGAGCTGAAGGCCGTGCGGATCCGGGTGGACCGGCTGGTCTCGACGGGACGGTTTCCCCAGCCCGGGCCCGGCCGCCCGTATCCGTGGCCGCCGGTCTGAGCGGCGCCGGCGCCCGGGAGGCCCCCGCCATCTCACGCCACCGCCTCCGCAGGCGTTCAAGGTAGCGATGGGACTTCCGCCGTTCTCGGCCTTCCTGGAGGAGTACCGCGTCCCGGTGTTCCGGTTCCTGGTGGCCTCGGTGGGGCCGCAGCACGCCGAGGACTGCTTCCAGGAGACGTTCCTCTCGGCGCTGCGGGCCTATCCGAGGCTGCCGGCGGACTCGAACCTGCGGGGATGGATCCTGACCATCGCCACCCGCAAGGCCATCGACCACGGCCGGGGGGCGAGGCGCGGCCCGATCCCCGTGGCCGAGCTCCCGGAGCAGCCGGGTCCGACGGCTCCAGACGGGGACCCGGAGCTGTGGCGGGCGGTGGGGGGCCTGCCCCCGATGCAGCGGGCGGCCGTGGTCCACCGCTACGTCCTGGACCTGCCCTACGCGGAGGTGGCCGCGGCCATCGGATGCTCCGAGGAAGCGGCCCGGGCCAATGCCCGCGAGGGGCGCAAGAAGCTCCGGGCGCTACTGGAAAGCGAGGAACGATGAGGGAACTGGACGAACTTCGAACGGCCGACCTGGACGAGGCGGCGACCCGGGCGGCCCGGGCGTTCGCCGCGCGAGCGGCCGAGGCGGGCCTGGCGGACGTGGCCTACGCGCTGGTGGACTCGCCGTTCGGGCCCCTGCTGGTGGCGACCACGAAGCGGGGCCTGGTGCGGCTGGCCTATCCGCACGAGGACGTGGACGAGGCCCTCGAGGAGCTGGCCCGGGCGGTCTCGCCGCGGGTCCTGGAGGCCCCGGGGCAGGTGGACGAGGTCCGCCGGGAGCTGGACCAGTACTTCGAGGGCGAGCGGCACCGGTTCGAGGTCCCGGTGGACCTCCGGCTGACCCGCGGCTTCACCCAGAAGGTGCTTCGGGTCACCTCGCGGATCCCGTTCGGGTCGCTCCTCACCTACCGGGACGTGGCCACGCGGGCGGGGTCGCCGATAGCGTACCGCGCGGCCGGGAACGCGTTGGGGTCGAACCCCATCCCGATCGTGGTCCCCTGCCACCGCGTGGTGCACGCGGGCGGCGGCCTGGGCGGGTACACCGGCGGGATCGAGCGCAAGCAGTTCCTGCTCCGGCTGGAAGGGGCGCTGCGGTGAGCACGCTCGACCCGGCGGAGGCCAGGCGGAGGTTCACCGAGGGCCGAGTGGCCCGCATGGGCACCGTGGGGGCGGACGGCCGCCCCCACGTGGTCCCGGTCGTGTTCGCGGTGGACGGCGACGCCGTCTTCTCGCTGGTGGACGCCAAGCCGAAGCGTTCGCCCAACCTGAAGCGACTGGCCAACATCGCCGCCAACCCCCGGGTCAGCCTCCTGGTGGACCGCTACGAGGAGGACTGGCGAGCCCTGTGGTGGGTCCGCGTCGACGGCACCGCCTCCGTCGAGGAGGGCCCGGACCGCGACCGGGCCATC
This portion of the Actinomycetota bacterium genome encodes:
- a CDS encoding RNA polymerase sigma factor, translating into MGLPPFSAFLEEYRVPVFRFLVASVGPQHAEDCFQETFLSALRAYPRLPADSNLRGWILTIATRKAIDHGRGARRGPIPVAELPEQPGPTAPDGDPELWRAVGGLPPMQRAAVVHRYVLDLPYAEVAAAIGCSEEAARANAREGRKKLRALLESEER
- a CDS encoding SCO1664 family protein; protein product: MVSLLEQGDLEILGLLPRASNYTFLVRVRAGSDETLAVYKPQAGEIPLWDFPDGTLHRREVAAYEVARALGWPDVPTTVLRDGPHGIGSVQRFVEFDPAQHYFTLRESRADDFRRVAVFDVVVNNADRKAGHCLLAGDGRIYLVDHGVCFSEEPKLRTVIWEFAGEPIPDALCGDLRRLSGDLRSGTLRERLSGLLDDQELKAVRIRVDRLVSTGRFPQPGPGRPYPWPPV
- a CDS encoding TIGR03668 family PPOX class F420-dependent oxidoreductase, which gives rise to MSTLDPAEARRRFTEGRVARMGTVGADGRPHVVPVVFAVDGDAVFSLVDAKPKRSPNLKRLANIAANPRVSLLVDRYEEDWRALWWVRVDGTASVEEGPDRDRAIELLGAKYDQYREWNTPFGPAVVVRVDRWSSWSFSP
- a CDS encoding methylated-DNA--[protein]-cysteine S-methyltransferase, with translation MRELDELRTADLDEAATRAARAFAARAAEAGLADVAYALVDSPFGPLLVATTKRGLVRLAYPHEDVDEALEELARAVSPRVLEAPGQVDEVRRELDQYFEGERHRFEVPVDLRLTRGFTQKVLRVTSRIPFGSLLTYRDVATRAGSPIAYRAAGNALGSNPIPIVVPCHRVVHAGGGLGGYTGGIERKQFLLRLEGALR